Proteins encoded in a region of the Magallana gigas chromosome 8, xbMagGiga1.1, whole genome shotgun sequence genome:
- the LOC105329932 gene encoding cytochrome P450 2H2 translates to MAFLFLSFIDLTTALVFIAVFLFVSHWISTPRDQIPGPFALPFIGNLPMFFGMRQRLHIELLKLKEKYGDVFRVYVGPYKLIIISGYDNIHQAFVKHGLNFSHRPNWLPDVKSRAEIYGYGIVWGDGDEWRRLRRFALQSMRDFGVGKKSLEEIILEEAKLLVEEFAAREGQPINDVKRMMTSSISNIIHHVTFGFRYPHDDETFLRVIKLFDEVFKGPGPLVASLPKWCQIGRLKSSIKRSREAIEFLTEYVAEQIADHEKTYDGNNIRDFIDLYIQAHRAEAKDNGKQTVHHLFRVILDLFSAGTETTATSLDWALLYMIEKPEIQQKCFNQIVKVVGLGREVRLSDRKALPYVEATLLEVQRISNIGKSHFLYFSSMSLPHMTNEDVQIAGYGIPKNTIVMGFLTTSHLDPKYFPEPRQFRPERFIDDVTGTIAQHDQFIPFSLGPRACPGESLAKTEMFLVFSNLIQKFRFSKVSVDDVFDFSGITGITTCASPYRLKVESRHD, encoded by the exons ATGGCCTTCTTATTTTTGAGCTTCATAGACCTGACTACTGCACTCGTGTTCATAGCGGTGTTTTTATTTGTGTCGCACTGGATTTCTACCCCAAGAGATCAGATCCCCGGACCTTTTGCTCTCCCTTTCATCGGAAACCTCCCAATGTTCTTCGGAATGAGGCAACGTTTGCACATAGAACTGCTGAAATTAAAGGAGAAATATGGAGATGTGTTTCGTGTGTATGTTGGACCGTATAAACTAATTATTATCAGTGGGTATGATAATATTCACCAAGCATTTGTAAAACACGGATTGAATTTCAGTCATCGTCCGAACTGGCTACCCGATGTCAAATCACGAGCTGAAATATATGGATATG GGATTGTGTGGGGTGATGGGGATGAATGGAGAAGGCTGCGCCGTTTTGCTCTGCAGTCGATGCGAGATTTCGGCGTCGGTAAAAAGTCGCTCGAGGAAATCATACTTGAGGAGGCAAAGCTTCTCGTCGAGGAGTTCGCAGCAAGGGAAGGCCAGCCAATCAACGACGTAAAGCGCATGATGACGTCATCGATAAGCAACATCATTCATCATGTAACTTTTGGTTTTCG ATATCCACACGACGACGAAACATTTTTGCGCGTGATCAAATTGTTTGATGAAGTATTCAAAGGACCGGGGCCTCTTGTCGCCTCTCTTCCAAAATGGTGTCAGATTGGCCGATTG AAGTCGAGCATAAAGCGGAGCAGGGAAGCCATCGAATTCCTAACGGAATATGTCGCGGAGCAAATAGCGGACCATGAAAAGACTTACGATGGAAACAACATCCGGGACTTTATAGACCTATACATTCAGGCTCATCGTGCAGAAGCCAAGGATAACGGAAAAC AGACAGTTCATCATTTGTTCCGAGTGATACTTGATTTATTCAGCGCGGGAACAGAGACCACCGCAACCTCTCTAGACTGGGCGCTACTTTATATGATAGAGAAGCCGGAAATTCAACAGAAATGCTTTAACCAGATTGTAAAG GTTGTTGGGCTAGGGCGAGAAGTCCGCTTATCTGACAGAAAAGCGTTACCATACGTAGAGGCTACACTGTTGGAAGtgcaaagaatttcaaatattGGCAAGtctcattttttatatttct CAAGCATGTCATTACCACACATGACAAATGAAGATGTACAAATAGCCGGATACGGTATTCCAAAGAACACAATAGTAATGGGGTTCCTAACGACGTCACACTTAGATCCGAAATACTTCCCCGAACCACGACAGTTTCGGCCGGAACGatttattgatgacgtcacaggaACGATTGCACAGCATGACCAATTCATACCATTTTCATTAG GACCAAGAGCATGTCCAGGGGAATCTTTGGCAAAGACTGAAATGTTTTTGGTGTTTAGCAATCTCATTCAAAAATTCCGATTCTCTAAAGTGTCGGTTGATGATGTGTTTGACTTCAGTGGTATAACTGGCATTACCACCTGTGCTTCTCCATACAGACTTAAGGTGGAGAGTCGGCATGACTGA